A region from the Deltaproteobacteria bacterium genome encodes:
- a CDS encoding class I SAM-dependent methyltransferase: MADTTTAFTGDVPENYDRFMGSMFFEPYARDVALRVTATNPREVLELACGTGIVTAALREALPVTTTITATDLNPAMIACARSKRTMPSELRWRQADAQQLPFEDESFDVVVCQFGFMFLPDKARGLREACRVLRRGGRLLFSTWDSLQENPLCAEAHGYLISRFPDNPPQFMLTPFGWFDVDAITELVRGAGFSLVRSETLQLRARTPAADQAARGMLVGSPAAAQIVERGVQPEELVQGFASRLRNRHGEGAIDVPMQAIVFDAVRT, from the coding sequence ATGGCCGACACCACCACCGCGTTCACCGGAGACGTCCCCGAGAACTACGACCGCTTCATGGGCTCGATGTTCTTCGAGCCCTACGCGCGCGATGTCGCGCTCCGCGTGACCGCCACGAACCCGCGCGAGGTGCTGGAGCTCGCGTGCGGCACGGGCATCGTCACGGCAGCGCTGCGCGAAGCGCTCCCGGTGACCACCACCATCACCGCCACCGACTTGAACCCGGCGATGATCGCCTGCGCCCGAAGCAAGCGCACCATGCCCAGCGAGCTCCGCTGGCGCCAGGCCGACGCCCAGCAGCTCCCGTTCGAGGACGAGAGCTTCGACGTGGTCGTCTGCCAGTTCGGGTTCATGTTCCTGCCCGACAAGGCCCGCGGCCTGCGCGAGGCCTGCCGCGTGCTCCGGCGCGGCGGGCGACTGCTCTTCAGCACCTGGGACTCGCTTCAGGAGAACCCGCTCTGCGCCGAGGCGCACGGCTATTTGATCTCGCGTTTCCCTGACAACCCGCCGCAGTTCATGCTCACCCCCTTCGGCTGGTTCGACGTCGACGCCATCACCGAGCTGGTGCGCGGCGCCGGCTTCTCGCTCGTGCGCTCGGAGACGCTGCAGCTGCGCGCACGCACCCCGGCCGCGGATCAGGCGGCGAGGGGGATGCTCGTGGGCTCGCCCGCAGCCGCACAGATCGTCGAGCGCGGCGTGCAGCCGGAAGAGCTGGTGCAGGGGTTCGCCAGCCGGCTTCGCAACCGCCACGGCGAGGGCGCCATCGACGTGCCCATGCAGGCCATCGTCTTCGACGCGGTCCGGACCTAG